In Primulina huaijiensis isolate GDHJ02 unplaced genomic scaffold, ASM1229523v2 scaffold40813, whole genome shotgun sequence, a single genomic region encodes these proteins:
- the LOC140969326 gene encoding uncharacterized protein isoform X2, whose product MFCPFPSRKTGSSWLNRLRTAKGFPENDAYDLEDFLQNPHSSSSDAPTPCPDKPPTFDSTKDEDLKLFNVICELFNFGDACCSSTKVKRFCRKQVNPRLCAFSDNGNAVIDNFDTEKTSANAASRSGDSYGGPEDLNESDERKDEGDWRDVDFPGFSRTEVTVIDTSYEQWKFEKLLLRKKNVWKVRDNKKTSEIWGSKKRRKLSGCIEDDRHAKKKHKVQDADGCGVWCEPPLNRVYHPSHKFEDHERAPEEVGKVLKMKQAELNWKRKTHQLYSLRESPPA is encoded by the exons ATGTTTTGCCCATTCCCGTCCCGGAAAACCGGATCAAGCTGGCTGAATCGGTTGCGAACCGCCAAAGGGTTCCCGGAAAATGATGCCTATGATCTCGAAGATTTCCTCCAGAACCCTCATTCTTCCAGCTCCGATGCACCGACTCCGTGTCCTGATAAACCTCCCACTTTTGACTCAACCAAAGATGAGGATCTCAAATTGTTCAATGTCATCTGCGAACTGTTCAATTTTGGAGATGCTTGCTGTTCTTCCACAAAAGTCAAAAGATTCTGCCGCAAACAGGTGAACCCTAGACTTTGTGCTTTTTCGGATAATGGGAATGCTGTTATCGACAATTTCGATACGGAGAAGACTTCTGCAAATGCAGCATCGAGGAGTGGAGATAGTTATGGTGGACCGGAGGACTTGAATGAGTCCGATGAGAGGAAAGACGAAGGGGATTGGCGGGACGTGGATTTCCCCGGTTTCTCGCGAACGGAGGTTACGGTGATTGACACAAGCTATGAGCAGTGGAAGTTTGAGAAGTTGCTGCTCAGGAAGAAGAATGTGTGGAAAGTGAGGGATAATAAGAAGACGAGTGAGATTTGGGGGAGTAAGAAGAGAAGGAAATTGAGTGGGTGCATAGAAGACGATCGACATGCAAAGAAAAAGCACAAGGTTCAAGATGCAGATGGGTGTGGTGTATGGTGTGAGCCCCCATTGAATAGA GTCTATCATCCGAGCCATAAATTTGAAGATCATGAAAGGGCTCCTGAAGAAGTTGGCAAGGTTCTCAAAATGAAGCAAGCAGAATT GAATTGGAAAAGGAAAACTCATCAGTTATACTCATTAAGGGAATCCCCACCAGCATAA
- the LOC140969326 gene encoding uncharacterized protein isoform X1, whose product MFCPFPSRKTGSSWLNRLRTAKGFPENDAYDLEDFLQNPHSSSSDAPTPCPDKPPTFDSTKDEDLKLFNVICELFNFGDACCSSTKVKRFCRKQVNPRLCAFSDNGNAVIDNFDTEKTSANAASRSGDSYGGPEDLNESDERKDEGDWRDVDFPGFSRTEVTVIDTSYEQWKFEKLLLRKKNVWKVRDNKKTSEIWGSKKRRKLSGCIEDDRHAKKKHKVQDADGCGVWCEPPLNRVYHPSHKFEDHERAPEEVGKVLKMKQAELPSQELEKENSSVILIKGIPTSIKNRTSISKNCSKQIKP is encoded by the exons ATGTTTTGCCCATTCCCGTCCCGGAAAACCGGATCAAGCTGGCTGAATCGGTTGCGAACCGCCAAAGGGTTCCCGGAAAATGATGCCTATGATCTCGAAGATTTCCTCCAGAACCCTCATTCTTCCAGCTCCGATGCACCGACTCCGTGTCCTGATAAACCTCCCACTTTTGACTCAACCAAAGATGAGGATCTCAAATTGTTCAATGTCATCTGCGAACTGTTCAATTTTGGAGATGCTTGCTGTTCTTCCACAAAAGTCAAAAGATTCTGCCGCAAACAGGTGAACCCTAGACTTTGTGCTTTTTCGGATAATGGGAATGCTGTTATCGACAATTTCGATACGGAGAAGACTTCTGCAAATGCAGCATCGAGGAGTGGAGATAGTTATGGTGGACCGGAGGACTTGAATGAGTCCGATGAGAGGAAAGACGAAGGGGATTGGCGGGACGTGGATTTCCCCGGTTTCTCGCGAACGGAGGTTACGGTGATTGACACAAGCTATGAGCAGTGGAAGTTTGAGAAGTTGCTGCTCAGGAAGAAGAATGTGTGGAAAGTGAGGGATAATAAGAAGACGAGTGAGATTTGGGGGAGTAAGAAGAGAAGGAAATTGAGTGGGTGCATAGAAGACGATCGACATGCAAAGAAAAAGCACAAGGTTCAAGATGCAGATGGGTGTGGTGTATGGTGTGAGCCCCCATTGAATAGA GTCTATCATCCGAGCCATAAATTTGAAGATCATGAAAGGGCTCCTGAAGAAGTTGGCAAGGTTCTCAAAATGAAGCAAGCAGAATT GCCATCTCAGGAATTGGAAAAGGAAAACTCATCAGTTATACTCATTAAGGGAATCCCCACCAGCATAAAAAATCGGACGAGCATTtccaaaaattgttcaaaacaaatCAAACCTTGA
- the LOC140969329 gene encoding transcription termination factor MTERF8, chloroplastic, with translation MAANPLSLPRNSRVLRPPISFSTPAFKLIDFPCISVRKKPANDRLLLSCCRGAAVAINGNHSSKIFNDSSAMLFVLFQEMGFNEKDTEALLQANKSLIFTPFEYVRRRIQALQSVGVTGFALSRLIVKRPDVLTAHEIEELLSFLVNDDANLELKGKIEPSRIERLLNSTEPRSLVAFEKKVQLLFMYGIPKENLSHVLNTVNLRKALCLKSLEEMERMLMYLQHFNGVHLILRRPAVLNFDLNTQLIPRIGFLLDLSGGNESATAMVLYKFPFVLSYTVDHVKDHVEFLNSYAGLSNEEIFRIVLIYPGLFSASRQRKLQPRIDFLKQCGLSSNDIFKFLIKAPLFLSLSFEGNISHKLILLLKIGYENRTKELALAMGAVTRCSCKNLQEVIGLFLNYGLTCEDILDMSKKHPQVLQYNHESLEEKLDYLIEEMGRDVRELLGFPAFLGYKLDDRIKHRYEVKRKILGEGLSINKLLSVSAASFSTKSKRKVPVGQIQVPKESEDK, from the exons ATGGCTGCGAATCCCCTCTCTCTACCTCGGAATTCTCGAGTCCTGAGGCCACCAATTTCCTTCTCAACTCCCGCTTTCAAACTCATTGATTTTCCTTGTATTTCTGTTCGTAAAAAACCCGCAAACGATCGCTTGCTTCTCAGCTGCTGCCGCGGTGCTGCTGTTGCCATTAATGGAAATCACTCTTCTAAAATTTTCAATGATTCGA gTGCAATGCTGTTTGTgttgtttcaagaaatggggTTCAATGAGAAAGACACCGAAGCACTTTTACAGGCCAATAAATCTCTCATATTTACGCCTTTTGAATATGTTCGACGTAGAATTCAAGCCCTGCAGTCTGTAGGAGTCACTGGTTTCGCTCTTTCGAGATTGATTGTCAAACGCCCTGATGTGTTAACTGCTCACGAAATAGAGGAGTTACTGTCTTTTCTTGTAAACGATGATGCCAATTTAGAGTTGAAAGGGAAAATCGAGCCATCGCGAATTGAGCGGCTTCTGAATTCAACAGAGCCTCGATCTCTTGTAGCTTTTGAGAAAAAGGTGCAATTGTTGTTTATGTATGGAATTCCCAAAGAAAATCTATCTCATGTGCTTAATACCGTTAATTTGAGAAAGGCATTGTGTCTGAAATCTTTGGAAGAAATGGAGAGAATGCTTATGTACTTGCAGCATTTCAATGGTGTTCATTTAATTCTTAGACGACCTGCTGTTCTGAATTTTGATTTGAATACTCAGTTGATACCAAGAATCGGGTTCCTCTTGGACTTGAGTGGGGGCAATGAATCTGCCACTGCCATGGTTTTATATAAATTCCCATTTGTGTTGTCTTATACGGTGGACCATGTAAAAGATCACGTTGAATTCTTGAATTCGTATGCTGGGCTGAGCAACGAGGAAATCTTTAGAATTGTTCTTATTTATCCTGGTCTGTTTAGTGCCAGCAGACAAAGAAAGCTGCAGCCAAGAATCGATTTTCTTAAGCAATGTGGTTTGAGCTCCAATGACATATTTAAGTTCTTGATAAAAGCACCACTGTTTCTGAGCCTGTCATTTGAGGGAAATATATCCCATAAATTGATTCTCTTGTTGAAGATTGGATACGAAAACCGAACTAAGGAATTGGCTTTGGCAATGGGAGCTGTTACAAGGTGCAGCTGTAAGAATTTACAAGAGGTGATTGGGTTGTTCTTGAACTACGGTTTGACTTGTGAGGATATCTTAGATATGAGCAAGAAACATCCGCAAGTTTTGCAGTACAACCATGAGTCATTAGAGGAGAAGCTGGATTACTTGATCGAGGAAATGGGTCGTGATGTGCGAGAGCTGCTGGGTTTTCCTGCTTTTCTTGGTTACAAGCTTGATGACCGGATTAAACATAGATATGAAGTCAAAAGAAAGATCTTGGGCGAAGGGTTGTCAATTAATAAGCTACTAAGTGTTTCCGCTGCAAGTTTCTCAACGAAAAGTAAGAGGAAAGTACCTGTGGGGCAGATTCAGGTCCCGAAAGAAAGTGAGGATAAGTAA
- the LOC140969325 gene encoding two-component response regulator-like APRR5: MGEVVVSSEDGMELQLQETGEEQISEKKIKKKKTSSAEVGRNAAAVVEAEAGGSSSVVRWERFLPKMAVRVLLVEADDSTRQIIAALLRKCSYRVASVADGLKAWEVLKERSHNIDLILTEVDLPSISGYALLTLIMEHHLCKNIPVIMMSAHDSVSTVYNCMLRGAADFLVKPVRRNELRNLWQHVWRKQAANSATGLGPPDESVAQQKVEATAENNAISNDHSSGYTARVQRNRESTEKESDAQSSCTKPELDAEGADIERVRFLSQQKNGKCLSDDIHIRMGPNDDRTGGADTNIDRDHAITRGEGKNDDDHNSQNNMIHGSSSTEAIDLIGAFGDYIKGDFGCYASTSSANKFDILPVLDLSLRRSNPSGSVNQLNDEKQRLNHSDASAFSKYKNKPLQPSDSISPSTCNNNQQKDQEDNSEKQQSNHIPDYNSDTHGPTITSQKHVSVANIQSGQPEITLSYPLQRNTSLPIPVKGLRFENAINSCGSVMPTIYCTQTSLSPLPSPGSAHHSEPFPHLGSFYSLEQQSSIFKQFQNLMDQRMSTAIDQIDDKLSRKLENLDHRGHIYPENDQIGNNSFCNGIISQHYSECSGKNGDINSTSVVKPTSECGNEEAFHVYEGASHRSMQREAALTKFRLKRKDRCFEKKVRYESRKKLAEQRPRVKGQFVRQPHVDPQPESTSAG, encoded by the exons ATGGGGGAAGTTGTGGTGAGCAGTGAAGACGGAATGGAATTACAACTTCAAGAAACAGGGGAGGAGCAGATATCTGAAAAGAAGATCAAGAAGAAGAAGACGAGTAGCGCAGAAGTTGGTCGAAACGCAGCTGCGGTAGTGGAAGCAGAGGCGGGTGGTTCTTCTTCTGTTGTTAGGTGGGAGAGGTTTCTTCCGAAAATGGCGGTTAGGGTGCTTCTGGTGGAAGCTGATGACTCCACAAGGCAGATTATTGCTGCCCTTCTCAGGAAATGCAGTTACAGAG TTGCTTCAGTGGCCGATGGCTTAAAAGCATGGGAGGTGTTAAAAGAAAGATCCCACAACATAGACCTTATTTTGACGGAAGTTGATTTGCCTTCTATCTCTGGATACGCTCTTCTCACCTTAATTATGGAGCATCATCTCTGCAAAAACATTCCAGTAATAA TGATGTCCGCACACGACTCGGTTAGTACTGTATATAACTGCATGTTGAGAGGAGCAGCCGACTTTCTTGTAAAACCGGTGAGGAGAAACGAGCTGAGGAACTTGTGGCAGCATGTCTGGAGGAAACAAGCA GCAAATAGTGCTACTGGCCTGGGACCTCCAGATGAGAGTGTAGCTCAACAGAAGGTTGAAGCCACAGCTGAAAATAATGCTATTAGTAATGATCATTCTAGTGGTTATACGGCTCGCGTTCAGAGAAATAGAGAAAGCACTGAAAAAGAAAGTGATGCTCAG AGTTCCTGCACAAAACCAGAGTTAGATGCCGAGGGTGCGGATATTGAACGTGTCCGTTTCCTATCACAACAAAAAAATGGTAAATGTCTTTCAGATGATATACATATTCGTATGGGACCAAATGATGATAGAACTGGAG GGGCAGATACCAACATAGACAGGGATCATGCCATAACACGAGGAGAAGGCAAGAACGATGATGACCATAACTCTCAGAATAATATGATACATGGGAGTTCTTCCACGGAGGCTATCGATTTAATTGGAGCTTTTGGTGATTACATTAAAGGCGATTTTGGATGCTATGCATCAACTTCTAGTGCAAACAAGTTTGACATTTTGCCAGTGTTGGATCTATCTCTGAGAAGATCTAACCCCAGTGGATCTGTGAATCAATTAAATGATGAGAAGCAAAGGTTAAACCACTCTGATGCATCCGCCTTCTCCAA GTACAAAAACAAGCCATTGCAACCGAGTGACTCAATATCACCAAGCACTTGCAATAATAATCAACAAAAAGACCAAGAAGACAATTCCGAGAAACAACAATCCAATCATATCCCAGACTATAATTCCGATACACATGGCCCTAcaataacctctcaaaaacatgTTTCTGTGGCTAATATTCAATCAGGACAACCCGAAATCACATTATCTTATCCTTTGCAGAGAAATACATCTCTCCCTATTCCAGTTAAAGGTCTGAGATTTGAGAATGCTATAAATTCATGTGGTTCGGTAATGCCTACAATATATTGTACGCAGACGAGCCTATCACCGTTGCCTAGTCCAGGTTCAGCACACCATTCAGAACCTTTCCCTCATTTGGGTTCATTTTATTCGTTGGAACAACAATCCTCAATTTTTAAGCAATTTCAGAATCTTATGGATCAGAGAATGAGTACTGCCATCGATCAGATAGATGATAAACTGAGTCGAAAATTGGAGAATTTGGACCATCGAGGGCACATTTATCCTGAGAATGATCAGATAGGGAATAACAGTTTCTGTAATGGAATTATAAGCCAACATTATAGCGAGTGTTCAGGAAAAAATGGCGACATTAATTCGACTTCGGTTGTTAAACCGACGTCAGAATGTGGTAATGAAGAGGCTTTCCATGTTTATGAAGGGGCCTCTCATAGATCCATGCAAAGAGAAGCAGCTCTTACGAAATTCAGGTTGAAGAGGAAAGATAGATGCTTTGAGAAGAAG GTGCGATACGAGAGCAGAAAGAAGCTGGCTGAGCAACGGCCACGTGTTAAGGGGCAGTTTGTTCGCCAACCACATGTTGATCCTCAACCCGAAAGCACTTCAGCTGGTTAG
- the LOC140969328 gene encoding protein TRANSPARENT TESTA GLABRA 1-like, with the protein MDKSSSQLNSENVVTFDSPNPIYAMAISAANPTTIAIGSYLEELNNRVELLSFSLDSHSLQLLPGLSFDHPYPPTKLLFHPSSAPPTNLLASSGDYLRLWEVKDASIDPVNVFNNSKSSEYCAPLTSFDWNELEPRRIGTSSIDTTCTIWDIEKGAVETQLIAHDKEVYDIAWGEAGVFASVSADGSVRIFDLRDKEHSTIIYESPTPDTPLLRLAWNKQDLRYMATILMDSSKIVILDIRSPAMPAAELQRHDASVNAIAWAPQSCRHICSAGDDGRALLWELPTVAGPNGIDPMLMYCSDAEINQLQWSGALSDWIAVALGNKMQMLKV; encoded by the coding sequence ATGGATAAATCAAGTAGTCAGCTCAACTCCGAAAATGTGGTGACTTTTGATTCACCCAACCCCATCTATGCCATGGCCATCTCCGCCGCGAACCCCACCACCATCGCCATCGGAAGCTACCTGGAAGAACTCAACAACCGTGTCGAATTACTCTCCTTCTCTCTCGATTCACACTCCCTTCAACTTCTCCCCGGCCTCTCATTCGATCACCCTTACCCCCCTACCAAGCTGCTTTTCCACCCTTCCTCCGCTCCTCCTACAAATCTCCTCGCTTCTTCAGGGGACTATCTCCGCCTTTGGGAGGTCAAAGATGCTTCCATTGACCCTGTCAATGTCTTTAACAACAGTAAAAGCAGCGAATACTGTGCTCCCTTGACATCATTTGATTGGAATGAGCTTGAGCCGCGGAGAATTGGGACTTCCAGCATCGACACCACGTGTACCATATGGGATATCGAAAAGGGCGCTGTGGAGACACAGTTGATAGCCCATGATAAGGAGGTGTATGATATAGCTTGGGGGGAAGCTGGGGTTTTTGCTTCTGTTTCTGCAGATGGCTCCGTCAGGATTTTCGATTTGAGGGATAAAGAGCATTCCACCATCATTTATGAAAGTCCCACCCCTGATACACCTTTGTTGAGGTTGGCTTGGAATAAACAAGATTTGAGATACATGGCAACTATTTTAATGGACAGTAGTAAAATTGTCATTTTAGATATTAGATCACCTGCAATGCCTGCGGCAGAATTGCAGAGGCATGACGCGAGTGTTAATGCTATTGCTTGGGCTCCTCAAAGTTGTAGGCACATTTGCTCTGCTGGGGATGATGGGCGGGCATTGCTTTGGGAATTGCCCACGGTTGCGGGGCCAAATGGAATTGATCCCATGTTGATGTACTGTTCTGATGCTGAGATCAATCAGCTGCAGTGGTCCGGGGCGTTATCAGATTGGATAGCTGTTGCGCTCGGGAACAAGATGCAGATGTTGAAAGTGTGA